From the genome of Paraburkholderia largidicola:
GCGCCTGCCGCGCTTTTCCCACTGCATCTCTTCTATGTCGCTGCCGTTGCGGGATGACGCTCGAAATGCACGCCTTCGAGAAACGGTACGGCACGTTCGGGATGGAACGGGATGTCCACGCTCAGTTCCGGAACCATCCATCGGTCGCGCAGACGGTAGCCATGCGCTTCGAAATAGTCCATGAACTTCCGACGGCTGAAGAGCCGATACGGCATCGCGCTCGTCACATGATTCTGTATCGTCCAGACTTCGCCGTCGTCCATCAGCGGCACTTTGTTGATGAGGATGTGGGACGGCAGAGTCTTCACGTTTTCGAGAATGCCCGGCCCTTTCTCGCCGAGCGGATCGGGCAGATATTGCATGACGCCCAGCATCAGCATGATGTTGGACGACGGCGCTTCGACGAGCTCCGTGCCGAAGCTGATCATCGGCGATTTCAGCTGTTGATGGCGAGCGATGCCGCGCTTCACCATTGCCGGGACGTCGACGACGTGCCAGCGCATGGGGGAAGACAGAAGGCCATAGCGCATACAGATTTCATAGAAGACCCCACCAGCGCCGCCGACGTCGAGGATCGCGTTGCCTGACTTCAGCAGCTTGGTCAGCCACAGCAGCACGGCAAACTGCGAGGTCTGAAAAACTTGCGGTGCGGCTTCTTCCGGCTTCTCGTTGACGAGAATTTTCGCGATGCCCTCGTCGTTCCAGCCGACCTTGTTGAAATCCGTCGCAGCACGCTCGGCATCCTCGAAGCTGCCGTAAAGGC
Proteins encoded in this window:
- a CDS encoding methyltransferase, TIGR04325 family, which gives rise to MKKVLKAILMHSFIGAWLGKIPGLPRLYAKTVWCQQMNNFLGLYGSFEDAERAATDFNKVGWNDEGIAKILVNEKPEEAAPQVFQTSQFAVLLWLTKLLKSGNAILDVGGAGGVFYEICMRYGLLSSPMRWHVVDVPAMVKRGIARHQQLKSPMISFGTELVEAPSSNIMLMLGVMQYLPDPLGEKGPGILENVKTLPSHILINKVPLMDDGEVWTIQNHVTSAMPYRLFSRRKFMDYFEAHGYRLRDRWMVPELSVDIPFHPERAVPFLEGVHFERHPATAAT